The Geobacillus stearothermophilus ATCC 12980 genome contains a region encoding:
- a CDS encoding MarR family winged helix-turn-helix transcriptional regulator, with product MPSAMNEKTVAELEKLLRYIAANLKQRGREILTNYPITPPQFVALQWLLEEGDLTVGELSNKMYLACSTTTDLVDRMERNGLVARVRDEHDRRVVRIHLLEKGERIIEEVIEKRQRDLAQVLENFSDEEIVVFERCLRKLHQEMMKE from the coding sequence ATGCCGTCTGCGATGAACGAAAAAACGGTTGCCGAGTTGGAAAAATTGCTTCGCTATATCGCCGCCAACTTAAAACAGCGCGGCCGCGAAATTTTAACGAACTATCCCATCACGCCTCCGCAGTTTGTTGCGTTGCAATGGCTGCTTGAAGAAGGGGACTTGACGGTTGGCGAGTTATCGAACAAAATGTATTTGGCGTGCAGCACGACGACCGACTTGGTCGATCGCATGGAGCGAAACGGTCTCGTCGCCCGAGTGCGTGATGAACATGATCGGCGCGTCGTCCGCATTCACCTGCTCGAAAAAGGCGAGCGCATCATTGAGGAAGTGATTGAAAAACGCCAGCGCGATTTGGCCCAAGTGCTGGAAAACTTTTCGGATGAAGAAATTGTCGTTTTTGAGCGCTGTTTGCGCAAACTGCATCAAGAAATGATGAAAGAATGA
- a CDS encoding succinate dehydrogenase cytochrome b558 subunit → MAGNREFYYRRLHSLLGVIPVGVFLVQHLVVNHFATRGPEAFNRAAAFMENLPFRIFLEIFIIFLPLLFHAVYGIYIAFTAKFNTRQYGYFRNWMFMLQRITGIITLIFVVWHVYETRVQAVFGAEVNYDMMANIVDNPFMLWFYIIGILSTVFHFANGLWSFFVSWGLTVSPRSQQVFTYITMIIFVALSIVGIRAILAFA, encoded by the coding sequence ATGGCAGGGAATCGCGAGTTTTATTATCGCCGGCTCCATTCGCTGCTCGGGGTTATCCCCGTTGGGGTGTTTTTAGTGCAGCACTTGGTCGTCAACCATTTTGCGACGCGCGGACCGGAAGCGTTTAACCGGGCGGCTGCGTTTATGGAAAACTTGCCGTTCCGTATTTTCTTGGAAATTTTCATTATTTTCCTTCCATTGCTGTTCCACGCGGTATACGGCATTTACATCGCGTTTACAGCCAAATTCAACACGCGCCAGTACGGCTATTTCCGCAACTGGATGTTCATGCTTCAGCGGATTACGGGCATTATCACATTGATTTTTGTCGTCTGGCACGTGTATGAAACAAGGGTGCAAGCCGTGTTTGGCGCTGAAGTGAATTATGATATGATGGCCAATATTGTCGATAATCCATTTATGCTTTGGTTTTATATTATCGGTATTTTGTCGACCGTCTTTCACTTCGCCAACGGTTTATGGTCGTTCTTCGTCAGCTGGGGTTTAACGGTATCCCCTCGTTCACAGCAAGTGTTCACGTACATTACGATGATCATCTTTGTCGCGCTTTCGATTGTCGGCATTCGCGCCATTTTGGCTTTTGCGTAA
- the sdhA gene encoding succinate dehydrogenase flavoprotein subunit — protein MKKGKIIVVGGGLAGLMATIKIAEAGVPVELFSLVPVKRSHSVCAQGGINGAVNTKGEGDSPWEHFDDTVYGGDFLANQPPVKAMCEAAPGIIYMLDRMGVMFNRTPEGLLDFRRFGGTQHHRTAYAGATTGQQILYALDEQVRRHEVAGLVTKYEHWEFLGIVLDDEQICRGIVAQDLRSMEIKAFPADAVILATGGPGIIFGKSTNSVINTGSAASIAYQQGVYYANGEFIQIHPTAIPGDDKLRLMSESARGEGGRVWTYKDGKPWYFLEEKYPAYGNLVPRDIAAREIFHVCVDLKLGINGENMVYLDLSHKDPKELDIKLGGIIEIYEKFMGEDPRKVPMKVFPAVHYSMGGLWVDYDQMTNIKGLFAAGECDYSIHGANRLGANSLLSAIYGGMVAGPNAVRYIRGLEKSADAMPSTLYDRYVKQEQEKWENILAMDGTENAYVLHKELGEWMTANVTIVRYNDRLLKTDEKIQELMERYKNISVTDTSRWSNQGATFIRQLYNMLQLARVITLGAYYRNESRGAHYKPEFPERNDEEWLKTTMARYTPDGPAFHYEDVDVSLIKPRKRDYSKKKEEVK, from the coding sequence ATGAAAAAAGGAAAAATCATCGTTGTCGGCGGCGGGTTGGCCGGCTTGATGGCCACGATTAAAATCGCCGAAGCAGGAGTGCCTGTTGAGTTGTTTTCGCTCGTTCCGGTAAAGCGTTCTCACTCCGTCTGTGCCCAAGGCGGCATTAACGGAGCGGTCAACACGAAAGGGGAAGGCGATTCGCCGTGGGAACACTTTGACGATACCGTCTATGGCGGGGACTTCTTGGCGAACCAGCCTCCGGTCAAAGCGATGTGTGAGGCGGCGCCAGGGATCATTTACATGCTCGACCGGATGGGCGTCATGTTCAACCGCACGCCGGAAGGGCTTCTTGATTTCCGCCGTTTCGGCGGGACGCAGCACCACCGCACGGCGTACGCCGGGGCGACGACCGGACAGCAAATTTTGTATGCGCTTGACGAACAAGTGCGCCGCCATGAAGTAGCGGGGCTTGTGACGAAATATGAGCATTGGGAATTTTTGGGGATCGTTTTGGATGACGAACAAATTTGCCGCGGCATTGTCGCGCAAGACTTGCGTTCGATGGAAATTAAAGCGTTCCCTGCCGATGCCGTCATTTTGGCGACCGGCGGCCCGGGGATCATTTTCGGGAAATCGACGAACTCGGTCATCAATACCGGATCGGCGGCTTCCATCGCCTATCAGCAAGGGGTTTACTACGCGAACGGCGAGTTTATCCAAATCCATCCGACCGCGATTCCAGGCGATGACAAGCTTCGGTTGATGAGCGAATCGGCGCGCGGGGAAGGCGGCCGCGTCTGGACGTATAAAGATGGAAAACCATGGTATTTTCTTGAGGAAAAATATCCGGCTTACGGAAACTTGGTGCCGCGCGATATCGCCGCCCGGGAAATTTTCCATGTGTGCGTCGACTTGAAGCTCGGCATCAACGGCGAAAACATGGTGTACCTCGATCTTTCCCATAAAGATCCGAAAGAGCTCGATATCAAGCTCGGCGGCATTATCGAAATTTATGAGAAGTTCATGGGCGAAGACCCACGCAAAGTGCCGATGAAAGTATTTCCGGCCGTTCACTATTCGATGGGCGGCTTATGGGTCGACTATGACCAAATGACGAACATCAAAGGGCTGTTTGCCGCCGGTGAGTGCGATTATTCCATTCATGGCGCCAACCGTCTCGGGGCAAACTCGCTTCTGTCGGCGATTTACGGTGGAATGGTCGCCGGCCCGAATGCAGTCCGCTACATCCGCGGCCTCGAGAAATCGGCCGATGCGATGCCGTCGACGCTGTACGACCGTTATGTCAAACAAGAGCAGGAAAAATGGGAAAACATTTTGGCGATGGACGGCACGGAAAACGCCTACGTGCTGCATAAAGAGCTCGGTGAATGGATGACGGCAAACGTGACGATCGTCCGCTACAACGACCGGCTGCTGAAGACCGATGAGAAAATTCAAGAGCTGATGGAGCGGTATAAAAACATCAGCGTCACCGATACGTCGAGATGGAGCAACCAAGGGGCGACGTTTATCCGCCAGCTGTACAACATGCTCCAGCTTGCCCGCGTCATTACGCTCGGCGCGTACTATCGCAACGAAAGCCGCGGGGCGCACTACAAGCCGGAGTTTCCGGAACGCAATGACGAAGAATGGCTGAAAACGACGATGGCCCGCTATACGCCAGACGGTCCGGCGTTCCATTACGAAGATGTCGATGTCTCGTTGATTAAGCCGCGCAAACGCGACTACAGCAAAAAGAAAGAGGAAGTGAAGTAA
- the uvrC gene encoding excinuclease ABC subunit UvrC, giving the protein MNDRLKEKLSVLPEQPGCYLMKDKHGTVIYVGKAKSLKARVRSYFTGTHDGKTQRLVEEIADFEYIVTSSNAEALILEMNLIKKHDPKYNVMLKDDKSYPFIKITAEQHPRLLITRKVKKDGGKYFGPYPNVQAANETKKLLDRLYPLRKCSTMPSRACLYYHMGQCLAPCVNPVSDEQNKAMVEQIVRFLNGGYEDVKRELAEKMHEAAEALEFERAKEYRDQIAAIEMTMEKQKMMFNDFIDRDVFGYAYDKGWMCVQVFFLRQGKLIERDVSIFPLYQDPDEEMLTFLGQFYAKAHHLKPKEVVLPSDIDGELARELLGVAVVQPKKGKKKELVELASQNAAIALKEKFYFIERDEERTIKAIERLGERLGIPAPRRIEAFDNSNIYGADPVSALVVFLDGKPAKKEYRKYKVKTVAGPNDYETMREVVRRRYTRVLKEGLPLPDLIIIDGGKGHLSAVRDVLENELGLDVPLAGLAKDEKHRTSELLAGDPPTVVPLDRQSQEFYLLQRIQDEVHRFAVTFHRQARQKTMFHSVLDDIPGVGKKRKKALLNYFGSVKKMKEATVEELQQANIPRAVAEKIYEKLHE; this is encoded by the coding sequence ATGAACGACCGGCTGAAGGAAAAGCTGTCCGTGCTCCCGGAACAGCCGGGCTGCTATTTAATGAAAGACAAACACGGAACGGTCATTTACGTCGGCAAGGCGAAGTCGTTGAAGGCGCGCGTCCGCTCGTATTTTACCGGGACGCATGATGGCAAAACGCAGCGGCTTGTGGAGGAAATCGCCGATTTCGAATACATCGTCACCTCGTCAAACGCCGAGGCGCTCATTTTGGAGATGAATTTGATCAAAAAGCATGATCCGAAATACAACGTCATGCTCAAGGATGATAAAAGCTACCCGTTTATTAAAATCACCGCGGAACAACATCCGCGCTTGCTCATCACCCGCAAAGTGAAAAAAGACGGCGGCAAATATTTCGGCCCGTATCCGAACGTGCAGGCGGCGAACGAAACGAAAAAGCTGCTCGACCGTTTGTATCCGCTCCGCAAATGTTCGACGATGCCTTCGCGCGCCTGTTTGTATTACCATATGGGCCAATGCCTCGCCCCGTGCGTCAACCCGGTGTCGGACGAACAAAATAAGGCGATGGTTGAACAAATCGTCCGCTTTTTAAACGGCGGCTATGAAGACGTAAAGCGGGAGTTGGCCGAGAAAATGCACGAGGCGGCGGAAGCGCTCGAATTTGAGCGGGCGAAAGAATACCGCGACCAAATCGCGGCGATTGAGATGACGATGGAAAAGCAAAAAATGATGTTCAATGATTTCATCGACCGCGATGTATTCGGCTATGCGTACGACAAGGGCTGGATGTGCGTGCAAGTGTTTTTCCTCCGCCAAGGAAAGCTGATCGAGCGCGACGTGTCCATTTTTCCGCTTTATCAAGACCCGGATGAGGAAATGCTGACGTTTTTGGGCCAGTTTTATGCGAAAGCGCATCATTTGAAGCCAAAAGAAGTCGTCCTCCCGTCCGACATTGACGGGGAGCTTGCCCGTGAATTGCTCGGCGTAGCCGTCGTCCAGCCGAAAAAAGGGAAGAAAAAAGAGCTTGTGGAGCTGGCGAGCCAAAACGCGGCCATTGCTCTGAAAGAAAAATTTTATTTCATCGAGCGGGACGAAGAACGGACGATCAAAGCCATCGAACGTCTCGGAGAGCGTCTTGGCATTCCGGCGCCGCGCCGCATCGAGGCGTTTGACAACTCGAACATTTACGGGGCCGATCCGGTCTCGGCGCTCGTCGTTTTCCTCGATGGCAAGCCGGCGAAAAAAGAATACCGGAAATATAAGGTAAAAACAGTGGCGGGACCGAACGATTATGAAACGATGCGCGAAGTTGTGCGCCGCCGCTATACGCGCGTGTTGAAAGAAGGATTGCCGCTTCCCGATTTGATCATCATCGACGGCGGCAAAGGACACTTGTCGGCGGTGCGGGATGTATTGGAAAACGAGCTTGGCCTCGATGTGCCGCTGGCCGGGCTGGCGAAAGACGAAAAACACCGCACATCCGAGCTTTTGGCCGGCGACCCGCCAACGGTCGTGCCGCTTGACCGGCAAAGCCAAGAGTTTTATTTATTGCAGCGCATTCAAGACGAAGTGCACCGGTTTGCGGTCACGTTCCACCGCCAGGCGCGGCAGAAGACGATGTTCCATTCCGTGCTTGATGACATCCCGGGTGTTGGGAAAAAGCGGAAAAAAGCACTCTTGAATTATTTCGGCTCGGTGAAAAAGATGAAAGAGGCGACGGTGGAAGAGCTGCAACAGGCGAACATTCCGCGGGCGGTGGCGGAGAAGATTTATGAGAAGCTGCATGAATAA
- a CDS encoding YslB family protein: protein MRQPSLEKQYETFRSITQSAFGAELLRHSLLPELLGKNAPSLLYWAGRQLARRYPLRDLEQIAAFFEEAGWGTLTAGEERNDELPIELSGSIIAARFSLYGSCSFQLEAGFLAEQIEQQKRLVTEAVELPAKRAGQARILVKWDRKQPIE, encoded by the coding sequence ATGAGACAGCCATCATTGGAAAAACAGTACGAAACATTTCGATCGATTACCCAATCGGCGTTTGGCGCTGAGCTGCTCCGCCATTCGCTTCTTCCCGAGCTGCTCGGCAAAAACGCCCCGTCCCTTTTATACTGGGCGGGCAGACAGCTGGCGCGTCGCTATCCGCTTCGCGACTTGGAACAAATCGCCGCTTTTTTTGAGGAGGCCGGCTGGGGAACGCTGACGGCTGGCGAAGAACGGAACGACGAGCTGCCCATCGAGCTGTCCGGCTCTATCATCGCCGCTCGCTTTTCCTTGTACGGCAGCTGCTCGTTTCAGCTCGAAGCCGGATTTCTTGCCGAACAGATTGAGCAGCAAAAACGTCTTGTCACCGAAGCGGTTGAACTGCCGGCCAAGCGAGCCGGCCAGGCGCGCATTTTAGTCAAATGGGACCGGAAGCAGCCCATCGAGTAA
- the sdhB gene encoding succinate dehydrogenase iron-sulfur subunit: MSENKTVRFIITRQDRPDSAPYEEEFVIPYRPNMNVISALMEIRRNPVNAKGEKTTPVAWEMNCLEEVCGACSMVINGKPRQACAALIDKLEQPIRLEPMRTFPVIRDLVIDRSRMFDALKLVKAWIPIDGTYDLGPGPRMPERKRQWAYELSKCMTCGVCLEACPNVNSKSNFIGPAPLSQVRLFNAHPTGAMHKAERLRAIMGDGGLANCGNSQNCVQSCPKGIPLTTSIAALNRETTIQMFRDFFGSDEV; the protein is encoded by the coding sequence ATGAGCGAAAACAAAACGGTTCGGTTCATCATCACGCGCCAAGATCGTCCGGATTCCGCGCCGTATGAAGAAGAGTTTGTCATTCCGTACCGCCCGAACATGAACGTCATTTCGGCGCTCATGGAAATTCGCCGCAATCCGGTCAACGCCAAAGGGGAAAAAACGACGCCGGTCGCCTGGGAAATGAACTGTTTGGAAGAAGTGTGCGGGGCCTGCTCGATGGTCATTAACGGAAAGCCGCGGCAAGCATGTGCGGCGCTCATTGATAAATTAGAGCAGCCGATCCGCCTGGAGCCGATGCGCACGTTCCCGGTCATCCGCGACTTGGTCATCGACCGGAGCCGGATGTTTGATGCGCTAAAACTCGTCAAAGCATGGATTCCAATCGACGGAACGTACGACTTGGGTCCGGGTCCGCGCATGCCGGAGCGGAAGCGGCAATGGGCGTACGAGCTGTCCAAATGCATGACGTGTGGGGTCTGTCTTGAAGCGTGCCCGAACGTCAACAGCAAGTCGAACTTTATCGGCCCGGCGCCGCTGTCGCAGGTGCGGCTGTTTAACGCCCATCCGACCGGAGCGATGCATAAAGCCGAACGGCTGCGGGCGATTATGGGCGACGGCGGTTTGGCCAACTGCGGCAACTCGCAAAACTGCGTGCAATCGTGCCCGAAAGGCATTCCGTTGACGACATCGATCGCGGCGTTAAACCGCGAAACGACGATTCAAATGTTCCGCGATTTCTTTGGAAGCGACGAAGTGTAA
- a CDS encoding FTR1 family iron permease produces the protein MEVQALLITFREALEALLIVGIITSYLKRVGHREYTKYVWLGAALAVAASVGVAMLFQLVFTGFAAMGSEIYLKIGIMVVSTLLLTQMVFWMAEHSRDMKKSLEGKMDQFVTAGNVVGMVIHSFLVVLREGVETVFFFAAITHGNIGAAMQGWGAATGVAIAAFVSYFFFKGTMRIPLKTFFKVTGAFIVLIAAGLLVQAISMMQDIGLIGSVMPHVYDLTWLLPEHPIDYEHYVRDHGVAPVFSGEVGVFLKALFGYSSMPSLEEMIAYIGYFVVIYLLVTSRHGQQSGKQEQPSAALEEQTKRVM, from the coding sequence ATGGAAGTTCAAGCGCTGCTCATTACGTTTCGCGAAGCACTGGAAGCGCTGCTGATCGTTGGCATCATCACCTCGTATTTGAAACGGGTCGGTCACCGCGAATACACGAAATACGTATGGCTTGGCGCCGCTCTCGCTGTGGCGGCGAGCGTCGGTGTCGCCATGTTGTTTCAGCTTGTCTTTACCGGTTTTGCGGCAATGGGAAGCGAGATATATTTAAAGATCGGCATCATGGTCGTTTCCACGCTGCTGTTGACGCAAATGGTGTTCTGGATGGCCGAACACAGCCGGGACATGAAAAAAAGCTTGGAAGGGAAAATGGATCAGTTTGTCACCGCCGGCAATGTCGTCGGCATGGTCATTCACTCGTTTTTGGTCGTGTTGCGTGAAGGGGTGGAAACGGTCTTCTTCTTCGCTGCGATTACGCACGGCAACATCGGAGCGGCGATGCAAGGATGGGGAGCGGCAACTGGGGTTGCCATTGCTGCTTTCGTCAGCTACTTCTTCTTTAAAGGGACGATGCGCATTCCGTTGAAGACGTTTTTTAAAGTCACCGGCGCGTTTATCGTCCTAATTGCCGCTGGACTGCTCGTGCAAGCCATTTCGATGATGCAAGATATCGGCCTCATCGGCAGCGTCATGCCGCATGTATACGATTTGACGTGGCTGCTTCCGGAACATCCGATCGATTACGAACATTACGTGCGCGACCATGGCGTCGCCCCTGTCTTTTCCGGCGAAGTCGGCGTCTTTTTAAAAGCGTTGTTTGGCTATTCATCAATGCCGTCGCTCGAGGAAATGATCGCCTATATCGGTTATTTTGTCGTGATTTACTTGCTCGTGACGAGCCGCCATGGGCAACAAAGCGGCAAACAGGAGCAACCATCGGCGGCATTGGAGGAACAGACAAAACGGGTGATGTAA
- a CDS encoding helix-turn-helix domain-containing protein, with protein MRDQSFQSKPLLTKREKEVFELLVQDKTTKEIAKELFISEKTVRNHISNAMQKLGVKGRSQAVIELLRMGELKL; from the coding sequence TTGAGGGATCAATCGTTTCAATCGAAGCCGCTTTTGACAAAAAGAGAAAAAGAAGTCTTCGAATTGCTCGTGCAAGATAAGACGACGAAGGAAATCGCCAAAGAACTGTTCATCAGTGAAAAAACCGTTCGCAACCATATTTCGAATGCGATGCAAAAGCTTGGGGTCAAGGGGCGCTCGCAAGCTGTGATTGAATTGCTTCGAATGGGCGAACTGAAACTTTAA